Proteins from one Limanda limanda chromosome 9, fLimLim1.1, whole genome shotgun sequence genomic window:
- the pigc gene encoding phosphatidylinositol N-acetylglucosaminyltransferase subunit C, producing MGPDSAPGPAVPWRKVLWVCQPFPDNYVDPRFLEELRRNEGVRHYHYWAVVKEAGYVGQQLSCVAIFITLWLYMEKGLLSPETLLLTSLFCALLGYVLHQALTCPVESDCGPRTHLANLQSATIFLSFTFGFSPVLKTLTESVSTDTVYAMSAVMMLAHLAFFPYAQPSPPGSLSLNAALFASVCLASRLPGALHTFAMLSCALLVFALWPCLLHRLRENAPCHFTGVCVGICIGGVGGMGSQWLGGAVLLALALGSVTFLCPLILVRFQRDKDKINGPWDEAEIHEDLSRFHN from the exons ATGGGGCCAGACAGTGCCCCAGGTCCGGCTGTGCCCTGGAGGAAGGTGCTGTGGGTGTGCCAGCCGTTCCCTGATAACTATGTGGACCCGAGGTTCCTGGAGGAGCTGCGCAGGAACGAGGGAGTTCGTCACTACCATTACTGGGCCGTGGTGAAAGAAGCAGGCTATGTGGGACAGCAGCTGTCCTGTGTGGCCATTTTCATCACCCTCTGGCTCTACATGGAGAAG GGTCTGCTGTCCCCTGAGACGCTGCTGTTGACCAGTCTCTTCTGTGCCCTGCTGGGCTATGTTCTGCACCAAGCCTTGACATGTCCTGTGGAATCAGACTGCGGGCCCCGCACACATCTGGCCAACTTGCAGAGCGCCactatttttctttccttcacctTTGGCTTCTCTCCAGTTCTAAAAACACTAACAGAGTCTGTGAGCACGGACACAGTGTACGCCATGTCTGCTGTGATGATGCTGGCCCACCTAGCTTTCTTCCCTTACGCCCAGCCGTCACCCCCGGGCAGCCTCTCTTTAAACGCAGCTCTgtttgcctctgtgtgtttggcctCTAGGTTACCCGGGGCCTTGCACACCTTCGCCATGCTCAGCTGTGCCCTGCTGGTGTTTGCCCTGTGGCCCTGTCTGCTACACAGGCTGAGAGAGAACGCCCCTTGCCACTTTACTGGGGTGTGTGTGGGAATTTGTATCGGAGGGGTAGGAGGCATGGGCTCCCAGTGGCTTGGCGGGGCCGTGCTGTTGGCCCTGGCCCTCGGAAGTGTTACATTCCTCTGTCCCTTGATACTTGTCAGATTTCAGAGGGATAAGGACAAAATCAATGGACCCTGGGATGAGGCTGAGATTCATGAGGACCTCAGCCGCTTTCATAACTAA
- the tmed5 gene encoding transmembrane emp24 domain-containing protein 5 has protein sequence MEAHRAFLCVLPVFVALLSDRFVALAAFSQSLDSDFTFTLPPGRKECFYQTMRKDASLEIEYQVLDGAGLDVDFDISSPSGQVLYSDYRKSDGVHTVETEDGDYMFCFDNTFSSVSEKIIFFELILDNMDADKDPDDWKEYVQGTDTLDMRLEDIMETINSVKARLGKSVQIQTVLRAFEARDRNIQESNYDRVNIWSVISLFVMMMVSSVQVYLVRSLFEDKRKVRT, from the exons ATGGAGGCACACCGGGCGTTCCTGTGTGTCCTGCCCGTGTTTGTGGCTCTGCTCTCGGACAGGTTCGTGGCGCTGGCTGCCTTCTCCCAGTCCCTGGACAGCGACTTCACGTTTACCCTGCCTCCCGGTCGGAAGGAGTGTTTCTATCAGACCATGAGGAAAGATGCCTCCCTGGAGATCGAATATCAG GTATTAGATGGCGCAGGTCTCGATGTTGATTTTGATATCTCGTCTCCCTCTGGCCAAGTGCTGTATAGTGACTACCGCAAATCGGATGGAGTACACAC TGTTGAAACCGAGGATGGAGACTACATGTTCTGCTTTGACAACACATTCAGCTCCGTCTCTGAGAAGATCATCTTCTTTGAGTTGATCCTGGACAATATGGATGCAGACAAAGATCCAGATGATTGGAAAGAGTATGTCCAGGGAACAGACACGCTGGACATGAGGCTGGAGGACATTATG GAGACCATCAACAGTGTCAAGGCTCGACTTGGCAAAAGTGTACAGATCCAGACGGTGCTGCGGGCATTCGAGGCTCGTGACAGAAACATCCAGGAGAGCAACTATGACAGGGTGAACATTTGGTCAGTGATAAGTCTCTTTGTCATGATGATGGTGTCGTCGGTTCAGGTCTACCTGGTTCGCTCGCTCTTTGAAGACAAAAGGAAAGTTCGTACATAG